The sequence GGTGCGCAGCGTCTCTTCCAGCGACTTCATGATCAGCCGCCAGTTCAGTTGCCGCCGCGCAAGGCCCAGCACCAGGACGCTCACCGCCCCCACCGAGGCCGCTTCCGTGGGCGTGAACCAGCCCTTGAACAGCCCCGTCAGAACCACGGCGAAGATGATCAGGGTGTCAATCAGGCCGGTCAGAGACCTGAACCGGGCCGCCCAGGAGAAATGTTCGGCCACGGGACCGTATTCGGGATGACGGCGGCAGGTGACATAGACGGCGCACAGGAAAAGAGCGGTCAGCAGAAAGGCGGGCAGGATACCGGCCACGAAAAGCTGCCCGATGGACTGCTCCGTGAGCACCCCGTAGATGATCAGCACCACGCTCGGCGGCATGATCATGCCGAGCCCCCCGCCCGCGGCCACCGCTCCCGCCGCCAGACGATCGCGGTATCCGAAGCGCTTCATCTCCGGAATGGCCACCGTGGCCATGGTCGCGGCCGTGGCCGGGCTGGACCCGCAGACCGCGCCGAAGGCGGTGCAGGCCGAAACCGTGGCCATGGCCAGTCCGCCGCGGATGTGTCCGAAAAAATGGTACGTCGTTGAAAAAAGACGCCTGCTGATGCCCGCGTTGAAGGCCAGTTGCCCCATGAGGATGAAGAGGGGAATGGTCGTCAGGTCGTAGGAGACAAAAACCTCGTACATGCTGCGGCTGAGCATGTTCAACCCGCCCTGAACGGAAGTCAGCACGGAAAAACCCACCAAGCCGACCACGCCCATGACAAAGGCCACGGGCATGCGCGTGGCGAAAAGCAGGAGCATGATCGCTATGCCCAGAAATCCGATACCGGCCGGGCTCATGATTTTCTCCACTGCAGCAGAAAAAGCAGCAGGTCGACGAACATGGTCAGGGTGGCCACGGCGAAGCATGCGCCAAGGGCGTACAAAAGATGGTACTCGGGCAAACCCAGGTTCATGGAGACCTCACCCGAAAGATGCTTGTCCCGGGCATACGCGAACATCATGACCGTGACCGTGGCAAAAAAGGCCACGGACAGGGTTTCGCGGAATAGCTTGAGCCGACGGCGCACCGTGGTCGACATCAGCTGCACGAAGACCTCCACCCCGATGTGCGAACGATGGGAATGGGCGTACGGCAGCGACAGCCCCAGCGCCAGAACGGCCAGAAAGGTGACGACCTCTTCGGAGCCGAAAATGGGGCTGCGATTGAGCCGCCCGGTAATGTCGGCCACGGTCAGAAACGACATGCCCAAAAGGCACAGGCATCCGCCGATACGCATCACGCTTCCGATGCGGGCCAGAATCTTTTCAACGATCTCCACGAACACTCTCCCGTTCTTGCATGACGCAGGGGCAGGAGCCTTGCGGCTCGTGCCCCTGCGACTATCCGACAAAACCAGACTATTTCAAATTGGCGCGCATGAATTCAAGCACGGCCTTGCCGTCCGCTCCGACCTTGGCGCATTCGGCCTCGTATTCGCCGAAGATGGGTTCCATGGCCTTGGTCCAGCGCTCGGCCTCGGCCGGGTCCAGGGTGACCACGGCGTTGCCCTGCTGGGCCAGGAAAAATTCCAAACCTTCCTTGTCGCTGTCATCCCAGGCCTGCCCGTGTTTGGGCGTCCATTCACGGCTGACCTCGGTCATGGCTTTTTGCACCTCGGGGGAAAGGGAAGCCCAGACATCCTTGTTGATGACCACGAAAAAGGTGGTCGTGTAGGCCACGGCGGTGGTGTCCGTCAAATAGTCAACAACCTCGCCCATTTTCCAGCCCTTGTTGGTTTCAACGGGATAGATTCCACCGTTCACCACGCCCTTCTGGATGGACTGGTAGGAGTCGGGCATGGACATGGCCACCGGATTGCCGCCCAGGGCGGAGATGACGCTTGCGCTGTTGCCGGTGGCGCGGATCTTCATGCCTTTGATCTCTTCCATGGACGTGACGGGCTTGCCTGCGGTGTGCAGTTTGCCCGGGCCGTGGGCGTGAAAATACAGGACATGCACGTCGTCGAATTCCTTGGGCTTGAACTGCTCGTACACGGCGTTGGCCAGCGTTGTGGCCTGCACGCCGGTCGTGTAGCCCATGGGCAGATCGACTCCGGACAGAACCGGGAAACGCCCCTTGGTGTATCCGAGGGCGGAGAGCCCGATGTCGGAGATGCGCTGGACCACGCCGTCATAGCAGTCCTTGGGCTTGGTCAGGGTTCCGGCCGGATAGTAGTCGATGACCACTTGGCCGTTCGAGCGCTTCTCGACCTCGCGGCACCACTCTTCGGCCAGGATCGACTGGATATGGGTCGGGGGGAAGAAATTGCTGTAGGACAGCTTGACCGGCCCGGCAGCCATGGCCTGCGCCGAAAATCCAAGAACGATGAAAGCCAGGGTCGCGATCCGTACGAACAGCCTCATGACAACAATCCTCCGTGTGAAAAAGTAGGGCCGCGCACCATGCGCGGGCCCGATTATTCCTGGTCGTCCAGGGCGTTGGCCAGGGCCAGCTTCATGGCTGCCCGGCGAAAATCCTTGCGGTCGATGGTTCCCGTCCCGAGCAGGGAATGAATCAGAAAACCCTCGAACAGGGCCGTGTTCAGCGCTCCGATCTTGCGCGCCGGATAGCCGTTTTTGACGTAGGGCGCGACGATGTCGTCGAAAATTTCGTTGGAGAGGCGATAGAGGGACTGGTTGAGCTGGCCGCGCAAATCCTCGTTACGGGAGGCATGGATGGTGAATTCAAGAAAGACCGAGCTCCAGTTGCGGTCGTCGATCATGGTCTCCAGAAAGTCGAGAATGCGGTCCATGACCTCTTCCAGGCTGTGGGCATCCTGCAGAGCTGCGTCACGCATGGCGCGGTAGGACTGCATCTTGATGGCGATGATGGCCAGCATGATCTCGTCCTTGCTCTGCCAGTGCCGGTAGAAATTGCCCTTGGCATACCCCGCGTCGGAGGTGATCTCGGCCACGGTGGTGGCGACGAAACCTTTGGCGGCGAACAGTTTTTCCGCCGAGTCCAGCAGTTCGCGCTGCGTCTGGAGTGATTTTTCCTGCTGTTTTCTGGCCACGGGGCTCCTTTTTGGATCATGGTCACAAAGTGACCGGAAGTCATTTTGTGACCATGTATTCGCAGGACCCGCTTCTGTCAAGCATATGCTTTCCTCAGGATTTCTTGACACCCCCCAAGGCCGCGACTAGCGTCTTTTCCACTTCGGATACCTTAGGGTGTAAAAGGGAATCCCGTGCAAATCGGGAGCGGACCCGCCGCCGTAAGTTTCAAAAAAAGCCATGCTCCACGCTGTCCACTGGGATCGGTTCCGGGAAGGACGAGAATGGTGAAACGAGCCGGAAGACCTGTCCGAGGTCCAGTCACAAGTCTGTGCTGCCTGCAACGGGGGTTTTGCGGGCCGCGCCATTGGACAGCCGTCCTGTCCTCACCGCCCCCGCCAAACCTGGAGGTCTCATGTTCAAAGCCTCGCATGTTTGCGGACTCTTTCTTTTCCTTTTTCTGCTCGCCCTGTGCGGCCCGGCCGTGGCCGGGCACAAGGAACGGCCACCCAAAAAGGGCATTCTGCTGGTGGCTTTCGGCACTACCGTGCCCGAAGCCCGCAGCGCCCTGGACCATATCGGGGAAAAGGCGACGCAGCGCTTTTCCGGCCTTGAAATTCGATGGGCCTATTCCTCCCGCATCGTGCGCGACAAGCTCTCCGCCCAGGGACAGCACTTCGACTCCCCGGCCATGGCCCTGGCGCGGATGATGGACGACGGCTTCACGCATGTCGCCGTGCAGTCGCTGCACACCATCCCCGGCGAGGAATTCCACGCCTTGAAGCAAACGGTCGACGCCTTCTCCGGCCTGCCCAAGGGCATGGACAGCGTGGTTCTGGGCCTGCCGCTGCTGGCCGAACCGGATGACGTGGAGGCGTGCGCCAAGGCCATCATGGCCAGCCTGCCGCCTGAACGCAAAAAAGGCGAGGCCGTCATCCTCATGGGACACGGCACCCATCATCCCGCCAACATCTATTATCCCGGCCTGCAGTATTCCCTGAACAGGCTCGATCCGCTGGTGCTGGTCGGCACCGTCGAGGGCACGCCATCGCTGGACGACGTGCGACAGGCGCTCAAAATAAACGCGGTATCGAAAGTCTATCTCCTGCCCTTCATGGCCGTGGCCGGGGACCATGCGGTCAACGACATGGCCGGTGACGAAGATGACTCCTGGAAATCCGTGCTCACGGCCGACGGCCTGACCTGCGTTCCCGTCCTGCGTGGAACCGCGCAGATCCCCGCTTTCGTCGACCTCTGGCTGAATCATCTGCAGGCGGCCCTGGAGCGCCTGCCCTAGCCCCATGAACGACACGCGACACATTCGGGCATGGCTGGCCATGGCGGCCGCCGTGCCCCTTTCCATCTACGCGGCCCTGTTTTTCGGGTCCTATCCCTTGCCCGCCGATGCCATCCACCAGGCTATCGGCGCCATGCTCCATGGCCAGGCCGAGACCCAGGCCCTGGTCATCGTGCGCGACATCCGCCTGGGCCGCATCCTGCTCTCCTTTCTGACCGGAGCGGCCCTGGCCGTGTCCGGCGGCGTTTTCCAGGGCCTCTTGCGCAACCCCCTGGCCGACCCGTTCACCCTGGGCATCTCCAGCGGCGCGGCCTGCGGGGCGGCCCTGGCCCTCGGTATGGGCTGGACGGTGGCCGGGCTTTCGACCCTCCCCCTGGCCGCTCTGGGCGGAGCCTTCGCGGCCATGATTCTGGTGCTGGCCATGAGCAGGCTAGCCGGGGATTTTTCCCGCGAGAGCCTGGTCCTGGGCGGGATCGTCGTCTCCACCTTTCTCGGTGCCCTCATCGCCCTCATCAAGTCACTGAACGAAGAGTCCGTGGCGGCCATCGTGTTCTGGATCATGGGTAGCTTCCAGGGCCGGGGATTCGAGCACATCGAACTCATGTTGCCCTACATGGCCGCAGGCTGCGCCCTGGTCCTTTTTCTGGCCCGCGAGCTCGACATCCTGGGGCTGGGGTCCGAACAGGCGGCCCAGGTCGGCGTGTCCGTGGGACGGGCGCGCATCGGCCTGCTCGTCGGAGCCGGAATGCTGACCGCCGCGGCAGTCAGCGTTTCCGGGATCATCGGCTTCGTCGGGCTGGTGGTTCCCCACCTGGTGCGCATGCTCATCGGGCCGGACTCCAGGCCCCTGCTTCTTTTTTCGGCCCTGGGCGGAGGGATTTTGCTGCTCTGGTCCGACGTCCTGGCCCGCACCATTCTTTCTTACGGAGCGGAACTGCCCGTGGGCGTGGTCACGGCCCTGTTCGGCGGCCCCTTTTTCTGCCTGATCCTGGCCAGGGGACGCAGACCATGAGCACTCCAATGATCGAGATTTTAGACCTGAGCACTGGCTACAAAGGGCTGCCGGTGCTTCGCGGCATCTCCCTGACTGTCCGCGAGGGCGAATTCACGGGCATCCTTGGCCCCAACGGCAGCGGCAAGACGACCCTCATCCGCGCTCTGTCCGGAGTCCTGCCGTGCGCCTCGGGCAGCATCCGCATCGCGGGCCATGACATCAAGGCGCTGCCGGCCAAGGCCCGGGCCCGGCAGTGCGCCACCGTGGCCCAGAAAAACCCCGGCCTGTCCGCAGTGCGCGCCCAGTCGCTGGTGCTCATGGGCCGTTACCCGTATGTCTCCTTTCTGGGCGGCTATTCCCGGCATGACCATCTGCGCGCGCGGGAAGCCATGCAGGAGACGAGTTGCCTGCACCTGGGGCAGCGCAGCACCGAGGCCCTCTCCGGCGGCGAATTGCAACGGGTCATCACTGCCAAGGCCCTGGCCCAGGACACCAGGCTGCTGCTGCTGGACGAGGCTGCGTCCAACCTCGACGTGGCCCGGACCATGGATCTCTACGAACTGCTCAAGGCCAAAAATGCCGCAGGCCTGACGATTCTGACCGTGGCCCACGACCTGAACCTGGCCGCTCTCTATTGCCAGCGCCTTGTCTT is a genomic window of Desulfomicrobium baculatum DSM 4028 containing:
- a CDS encoding ABC transporter ATP-binding protein, whose protein sequence is MSTPMIEILDLSTGYKGLPVLRGISLTVREGEFTGILGPNGSGKTTLIRALSGVLPCASGSIRIAGHDIKALPAKARARQCATVAQKNPGLSAVRAQSLVLMGRYPYVSFLGGYSRHDHLRAREAMQETSCLHLGQRSTEALSGGELQRVITAKALAQDTRLLLLDEAASNLDVARTMDLYELLKAKNAAGLTILTVAHDLNLAALYCQRLVFLKNGSVAADGPTREIFTAQTLSEIYETPLAVAAHPLTGAPQAYLVPRA
- a CDS encoding TRAP transporter large permease — its product is MSPAGIGFLGIAIMLLLFATRMPVAFVMGVVGLVGFSVLTSVQGGLNMLSRSMYEVFVSYDLTTIPLFILMGQLAFNAGISRRLFSTTYHFFGHIRGGLAMATVSACTAFGAVCGSSPATAATMATVAIPEMKRFGYRDRLAAGAVAAGGGLGMIMPPSVVLIIYGVLTEQSIGQLFVAGILPAFLLTALFLCAVYVTCRRHPEYGPVAEHFSWAARFRSLTGLIDTLIIFAVVLTGLFKGWFTPTEAASVGAVSVLVLGLARRQLNWRLIMKSLEETLRTSCMILFLVAGAVVFGKFLAVTRIPFTTASYIGGLEIPALAVMAIIVFIYFVGGCFMDSLAMIMLTVPVFYPVVMNLGYDPIWFGVIIVLVTEMGVITPPVGINVYVVYGVTTAMKQNISLESIFRGIYPFLVATVIGIAILFFIPQIVTYLPSLM
- a CDS encoding sirohydrochlorin cobaltochelatase, translated to MFKASHVCGLFLFLFLLALCGPAVAGHKERPPKKGILLVAFGTTVPEARSALDHIGEKATQRFSGLEIRWAYSSRIVRDKLSAQGQHFDSPAMALARMMDDGFTHVAVQSLHTIPGEEFHALKQTVDAFSGLPKGMDSVVLGLPLLAEPDDVEACAKAIMASLPPERKKGEAVILMGHGTHHPANIYYPGLQYSLNRLDPLVLVGTVEGTPSLDDVRQALKINAVSKVYLLPFMAVAGDHAVNDMAGDEDDSWKSVLTADGLTCVPVLRGTAQIPAFVDLWLNHLQAALERLP
- a CDS encoding TRAP transporter substrate-binding protein → MRLFVRIATLAFIVLGFSAQAMAAGPVKLSYSNFFPPTHIQSILAEEWCREVEKRSNGQVVIDYYPAGTLTKPKDCYDGVVQRISDIGLSALGYTKGRFPVLSGVDLPMGYTTGVQATTLANAVYEQFKPKEFDDVHVLYFHAHGPGKLHTAGKPVTSMEEIKGMKIRATGNSASVISALGGNPVAMSMPDSYQSIQKGVVNGGIYPVETNKGWKMGEVVDYLTDTTAVAYTTTFFVVINKDVWASLSPEVQKAMTEVSREWTPKHGQAWDDSDKEGLEFFLAQQGNAVVTLDPAEAERWTKAMEPIFGEYEAECAKVGADGKAVLEFMRANLK
- a CDS encoding TRAP transporter small permease, with translation MEIVEKILARIGSVMRIGGCLCLLGMSFLTVADITGRLNRSPIFGSEEVVTFLAVLALGLSLPYAHSHRSHIGVEVFVQLMSTTVRRRLKLFRETLSVAFFATVTVMMFAYARDKHLSGEVSMNLGLPEYHLLYALGACFAVATLTMFVDLLLFLLQWRKS
- a CDS encoding TetR/AcrR family transcriptional regulator, giving the protein MARKQQEKSLQTQRELLDSAEKLFAAKGFVATTVAEITSDAGYAKGNFYRHWQSKDEIMLAIIAIKMQSYRAMRDAALQDAHSLEEVMDRILDFLETMIDDRNWSSVFLEFTIHASRNEDLRGQLNQSLYRLSNEIFDDIVAPYVKNGYPARKIGALNTALFEGFLIHSLLGTGTIDRKDFRRAAMKLALANALDDQE
- a CDS encoding FecCD family ABC transporter permease — protein: MNDTRHIRAWLAMAAAVPLSIYAALFFGSYPLPADAIHQAIGAMLHGQAETQALVIVRDIRLGRILLSFLTGAALAVSGGVFQGLLRNPLADPFTLGISSGAACGAALALGMGWTVAGLSTLPLAALGGAFAAMILVLAMSRLAGDFSRESLVLGGIVVSTFLGALIALIKSLNEESVAAIVFWIMGSFQGRGFEHIELMLPYMAAGCALVLFLARELDILGLGSEQAAQVGVSVGRARIGLLVGAGMLTAAAVSVSGIIGFVGLVVPHLVRMLIGPDSRPLLLFSALGGGILLLWSDVLARTILSYGAELPVGVVTALFGGPFFCLILARGRRP